The proteins below are encoded in one region of Rhodopirellula halodulae:
- a CDS encoding sigma 54-interacting transcriptional regulator, producing the protein MHLKAVTIELATRIMETNSSLYGLNSQAEIDSPWDARLLFERSPAGVYLAQEGRLCYANPAMGDLLGRNSETITDESLLSFIHPDDRDTIQQNWNQTPGHGESIRFLTRMVRTDGSVASVEVMESRLDDELFLNECCGPVRVGVMIDVTDAREADIEIQERLSFEQLLANLSAGFVNLPCDQVHSRINTSLEALVQFLGNDRSTLVEFGDDDEQVMVSHSYAVPGCDPFKIGPFQVAKLPWFINQFRSGHLVFVRCIPEDLPPDAENERVHCQQQGVISNVTIPLKAGGELLGGLTFAFMKRRCEWPREIVSRLEVIGGVFANALLRYRNDQLLQKTISENQRLRQQLEQDNLYLREQAVLKHRHGRIVGHSDAITKVLANVERVATTDAPVLLTGETGTGKELLAQTIHDLSDRKNRPMVVVNCASLPATLIESELFGRAAGAYTGAASAAVGRFELADGSTLFLDEIGEFPMELQAKLLRVLQDGRFERLGTAKTLSVDVRIIAATNRNLEEAIQKNLFRSDLFYRLNVFPIHVPPLRDRRDDIPPLTWAFVEAFGQRMGKQIKSIPRRTMQQLQDHDWPGNIRELSNTIERAMILTVGDNLQVDMLTTSQNSTNRQRTLKEVERDQILFVLEKTGWRIRGKGGAAERLDIKPTTLEARMAKHGIKRPTQ; encoded by the coding sequence ATGCATTTAAAAGCAGTGACCATCGAGCTTGCGACGAGGATCATGGAAACCAATTCATCCCTTTACGGCCTCAACTCACAAGCAGAGATCGATTCGCCTTGGGATGCTCGACTCCTGTTCGAGCGTTCACCCGCGGGCGTTTATTTGGCCCAGGAAGGGCGACTTTGTTACGCGAATCCTGCGATGGGTGACCTGCTCGGACGCAACTCCGAAACCATCACCGACGAATCACTCCTCAGCTTCATTCATCCGGACGATCGAGACACCATCCAACAGAATTGGAATCAAACGCCCGGCCATGGCGAATCGATTCGCTTTCTAACTCGAATGGTCCGGACGGATGGAAGCGTCGCGTCGGTCGAAGTGATGGAATCACGTCTGGACGACGAACTTTTTCTGAATGAATGCTGTGGTCCAGTCCGGGTCGGCGTGATGATCGATGTCACCGACGCTCGAGAAGCGGACATTGAAATCCAGGAGCGGCTTAGCTTCGAACAGCTCCTCGCGAATCTATCGGCTGGGTTCGTCAATTTGCCTTGTGACCAGGTTCACAGTCGGATCAATACGAGCTTGGAAGCGTTGGTTCAGTTTTTAGGAAATGATCGGAGCACGCTTGTCGAGTTTGGTGATGACGATGAGCAAGTGATGGTTTCACATTCATATGCAGTACCCGGATGCGATCCGTTTAAAATTGGACCGTTTCAAGTCGCAAAGTTGCCCTGGTTCATCAACCAATTCCGCAGTGGTCATCTCGTCTTTGTTCGATGTATCCCAGAAGACTTGCCTCCCGACGCTGAGAACGAACGAGTTCACTGTCAACAACAAGGAGTGATTTCGAATGTCACCATCCCACTCAAAGCGGGTGGAGAATTACTGGGTGGTTTGACATTCGCTTTCATGAAGCGGAGATGTGAGTGGCCACGCGAAATTGTCTCCCGACTTGAGGTGATTGGAGGTGTGTTTGCCAATGCACTTCTACGTTACCGAAACGATCAATTGCTTCAAAAAACCATCTCCGAAAATCAACGGCTTCGCCAACAACTGGAACAGGACAATCTCTATCTTCGCGAGCAGGCCGTTCTCAAACATCGTCACGGTCGAATCGTCGGTCATAGCGATGCCATCACCAAGGTGCTCGCCAATGTGGAACGTGTTGCAACCACCGACGCACCGGTCTTGTTGACTGGCGAGACGGGGACGGGCAAAGAGTTATTGGCGCAAACGATTCATGACTTGAGCGACCGCAAGAACCGGCCGATGGTGGTGGTGAACTGCGCTTCTCTACCAGCGACGTTGATCGAAAGTGAATTGTTTGGCCGCGCGGCTGGGGCTTACACGGGTGCCGCGTCGGCTGCGGTCGGACGATTTGAGCTGGCCGACGGCTCGACCTTGTTTCTCGATGAGATCGGCGAATTCCCCATGGAGCTGCAAGCGAAGCTACTGCGAGTCTTGCAGGACGGACGCTTCGAACGACTGGGGACGGCCAAGACGCTTTCGGTCGATGTTCGAATCATTGCCGCGACCAACCGCAACCTGGAAGAAGCAATTCAAAAGAACCTCTTCCGATCGGACCTGTTCTATCGGTTGAACGTCTTTCCTATCCACGTTCCGCCACTGCGTGACCGCCGCGATGACATCCCTCCACTCACATGGGCATTCGTGGAAGCATTCGGTCAACGAATGGGCAAACAGATCAAAAGCATTCCCCGAAGAACGATGCAGCAATTGCAAGACCATGACTGGCCCGGCAACATCCGAGAACTGAGCAACACGATCGAACGAGCGATGATTCTGACGGTCGGCGACAACCTGCAAGTGGACATGTTGACGACCTCCCAAAATTCCACCAACCGCCAACGGACGCTCAAAGAAGTCGAACGTGATCAGATTCTGTTTGTGCTTGAGAAAACAGGTTGGCGGATTCGCGGCAAGGGTGGCGCCGCAGAGCGATTGGACATCAAACCAACAACTCTGGAAGCCCGAATGGCAAAACATGGAATCAAGCGTCCAACCCAATAG
- a CDS encoding efflux RND transporter periplasmic adaptor subunit — translation MRRKIRAMMVRTLFLVTCALVSGCSESPEESVPVRPVRTIQVGDLNVISGRQFPGRASAKNDVELSFDVSGPLVSLPVDVGSVVKKGDVIAAIDPRDFETTLASNQANLDRAKANLSAMQRGARTEELAQMEAELVQAEASYEQAVAEHDRSERLLKSGAVSQSDFDITLARKKRTKAEIDDVKEALKIGLAGAREEDIEAKRAEIRALEAAVEAAKNQLDDATLVAPFDGEVSARFVDNFQRVQVKQPVVRMVDISEIEITVQVPESLIGIVPQVKEVACRFDALGDRDFIGKVTKIGREASQTTRTYPVTVQVSQPEDAKILPGMAATVRNHAKSDDQPETLDLIVPPSSVFTAPESDEQTFVWVYEEGNGIVVRREVSVGDLTPVGIRIVEGLKAGERVVTSGVNSLNEGQEVKLLGT, via the coding sequence ATGAGAAGGAAGATCCGAGCCATGATGGTGCGAACCCTGTTTCTAGTAACGTGTGCTTTGGTCTCGGGATGTTCCGAGTCACCAGAAGAGAGCGTCCCGGTGCGCCCAGTTCGCACGATCCAGGTCGGGGACCTGAACGTTATCAGCGGTCGTCAGTTTCCCGGTCGTGCATCCGCGAAGAACGATGTTGAACTTTCGTTCGATGTTTCGGGACCACTTGTGTCGCTCCCCGTGGACGTGGGCTCGGTCGTCAAAAAAGGCGATGTGATCGCCGCGATTGATCCCCGGGATTTTGAGACGACGTTGGCCAGCAACCAAGCCAACTTGGATCGTGCCAAAGCAAACTTGTCGGCGATGCAACGTGGCGCTCGAACCGAGGAACTCGCGCAGATGGAAGCGGAGCTCGTTCAGGCAGAAGCCTCGTACGAACAAGCGGTGGCCGAACACGATCGCAGCGAAAGGTTGCTGAAAAGTGGTGCCGTCTCGCAATCCGATTTTGACATCACACTCGCTCGTAAAAAACGCACCAAAGCGGAAATCGATGATGTCAAGGAAGCCTTGAAAATCGGTTTGGCTGGCGCTCGCGAAGAAGACATCGAAGCCAAGCGTGCGGAAATTCGAGCCTTGGAAGCCGCCGTGGAAGCGGCGAAAAATCAGCTCGACGATGCGACGTTGGTGGCACCGTTTGACGGCGAGGTTTCCGCCCGCTTCGTGGACAACTTTCAGCGAGTCCAAGTCAAGCAACCGGTCGTTCGAATGGTCGACATCTCCGAAATCGAAATCACGGTTCAAGTTCCCGAATCACTCATCGGCATTGTGCCGCAGGTGAAAGAAGTGGCGTGCCGCTTCGACGCCCTGGGGGATCGCGACTTCATTGGCAAGGTCACCAAGATCGGTCGAGAAGCCTCTCAAACCACTCGGACTTATCCCGTCACGGTTCAGGTCAGCCAACCAGAAGACGCCAAAATTCTGCCTGGCATGGCTGCCACCGTTCGAAACCATGCCAAATCAGACGACCAGCCAGAAACCCTGGATTTGATCGTTCCGCCGAGTTCGGTGTTCACCGCACCCGAGAGCGATGAGCAAACCTTTGTCTGGGTGTATGAGGAAGGCAATGGAATCGTCGTCCGCCGCGAGGTCTCCGTGGGCGATCTGACACCGGTCGGAATCCGGATCGTCGAGGGACTCAAGGCTGGCGAGCGAGTGGTCACTTCGGGAGTGAATTCACTGAATGAAGGACAAGAGGTCAAGTTGCTAGGCACCTAG
- a CDS encoding transposase → MPQSLARVYLHIVFSTKGRIPWLKDATLRSELYAYMATVLRNNVQSPAIKIGGVEDHVHALLTLDRSFAIKDVVQHMKTETSKWIKRQPKGTTEFAWQAGYGAFSVSQANVPKVIQYVGNQEKHHRQLSFQDEFRDFCKRHELEIDERYVWD, encoded by the coding sequence ATGCCGCAGTCTTTGGCTCGCGTTTATCTGCACATCGTCTTTTCCACCAAGGGGCGAATTCCTTGGCTGAAGGATGCGACCTTGCGATCCGAACTTTACGCGTACATGGCGACGGTTCTACGTAACAACGTTCAATCACCAGCAATCAAGATCGGTGGAGTCGAAGATCATGTTCACGCACTGCTCACCCTCGACCGAAGTTTCGCTATCAAGGACGTGGTTCAGCACATGAAAACGGAAACCAGCAAATGGATCAAACGGCAACCAAAAGGAACGACGGAGTTCGCTTGGCAAGCTGGTTACGGTGCATTCTCTGTCAGCCAAGCCAACGTCCCGAAAGTCATCCAGTACGTTGGCAACCAAGAAAAGCATCATCGCCAACTTTCATTTCAAGACGAATTTCGAGACTTCTGCAAACGGCATGAACTTGAGATCGATGAACGTTATGTCTGGGACTGA
- a CDS encoding putative quinol monooxygenase: protein MLQVVLRVVAPPDKRNEILQVLACLSGPTEVAKGCRLCRVLCDASDDDVITYWMQWESREDLETHLRSQRFQKILPYIELSLEPPEVDVSNLHSVGGIEFVVSAIHSPHVEEHREISIPMRKEHEG from the coding sequence ATGCTCCAAGTGGTATTGCGAGTGGTGGCACCTCCGGACAAACGCAATGAGATCCTTCAGGTCTTGGCATGTTTGTCAGGTCCCACCGAGGTAGCAAAAGGGTGTCGGCTCTGTCGTGTGCTTTGCGATGCCAGCGATGACGACGTGATCACTTACTGGATGCAATGGGAATCACGCGAAGACCTGGAAACTCATCTTCGTTCGCAGCGGTTTCAAAAGATCTTGCCTTACATCGAGCTGTCTTTGGAACCGCCGGAAGTGGATGTCAGCAACTTGCACAGCGTGGGCGGGATTGAGTTCGTTGTGTCGGCGATTCACTCGCCGCACGTGGAAGAACATCGTGAAATATCCATACCGATGAGGAAAGAACATGAGGGTTGA
- a CDS encoding efflux RND transporter permease subunit: MNLAEISIEKRAITYFGIALIVLGGIFCYFQLGQLEDPEFSVKTAAITTTYPGASAEQVELEVTDRLETKLQEMTELKNIYSNSRAGLSIIKVDIKSNYWSERLPQVWDVLRKKVADIEPTLPPGAGKPQIGDDFGYVFGFLLAVSSDGFSYAELENHVKQMRKELSVVQGVARVDLWGVQDKRIYLDVSSAQLAELNLTPAQLIRTLQSQNMVVDAGHVDYQTQRLRVAPTGAFRTPEEIGELAVTSVVDGQNEIIRIRDIATVNVGYVDPPSHMLRHNGRQSIGLAIAPASGENVVEVGQRIDDRINELLAELPVGIDVERISWQSDQVSESIRAFMVSLIEAVAIVLALLALTMGIRPGIIIGISGLVFPILGTFIVMSILGIDLHRISLGALIIAMGMMVDNAIVVTDGIMVRISQGMDRKQAAIEAASAPAIPLLGATVVAFMAFFPIFASTYDTGEYAGSLFTVVAISLLLSWVFCQTIAPLLCMAMLPSPKAGQPSADPYQSGLYQKFRRLLGFTIRYRILFLGSMVGLLAVSMFGFRWVPQLYFPDSSRLQVMIDYWAPEGTRIQQTDANLQRIEEYVSDHDATTSVSAFIGKGPPRFYLPVSAEDPYTSYAQLIVNTNSLDGVNQLVADADAWVKENCPEAMVRVRKYAVGAFDDWKIEARFSGPANADPDTLRSLAEQGAEILRETPLAKEVRVNWRERVQALAPQYNQERARWAGVSRDDLARVMKRSSDGVVVGQYRQEDDLIPIVARNVESERERAATSLDELQVTPKLSPNAVPVSQVIDGIEVPWEDPIIWRWDRRRAITVQCSPNNVTAPTLRNAVLEKFDALELPPGYRLDWDGEYWSAKQSQEALTPGIVPAVVVMLFILVALFNSFRPMLICIGVIPFVMIGITSGMLLTQTPFGFIALLGAMSLSGMMIKNVVVLLDEVNANLGRGLTPYNAVVEAAVTRLSPVINAAGTTVLGVLPMLQDVFWVALAVTIFFGLIVGAMLTMVMVPTLYALLYGISPEDTSQESA; encoded by the coding sequence ATGAATCTGGCAGAGATATCCATCGAGAAACGCGCGATCACTTACTTCGGCATTGCGCTGATCGTATTGGGTGGCATCTTCTGCTACTTCCAACTCGGTCAATTGGAGGACCCTGAGTTCTCTGTCAAAACGGCTGCGATCACGACAACGTATCCAGGCGCCAGCGCGGAGCAGGTGGAATTGGAGGTGACCGACCGATTGGAAACGAAGCTCCAAGAAATGACGGAGCTGAAGAACATCTATTCCAATTCACGAGCCGGCCTCTCCATCATCAAGGTGGACATCAAGAGCAACTATTGGTCGGAACGTTTGCCGCAGGTGTGGGATGTGCTGCGGAAGAAAGTGGCCGACATCGAACCCACGCTCCCGCCTGGCGCCGGAAAGCCCCAAATCGGCGATGACTTTGGCTATGTGTTTGGTTTTCTGTTGGCCGTCAGCAGCGATGGCTTCAGCTATGCCGAACTGGAAAACCATGTCAAGCAAATGCGGAAAGAACTGAGCGTCGTCCAAGGCGTCGCTCGCGTCGATTTGTGGGGCGTCCAAGACAAGCGAATTTACCTGGATGTGTCCTCGGCCCAGTTGGCGGAACTGAACCTGACTCCGGCACAACTGATTCGAACGCTGCAGTCGCAGAACATGGTCGTTGACGCAGGGCACGTCGACTACCAAACACAGCGACTGCGCGTGGCACCAACCGGCGCCTTCCGCACACCAGAAGAGATCGGCGAACTCGCGGTCACCAGTGTCGTCGACGGCCAAAACGAAATCATCCGCATTCGCGATATCGCGACGGTGAATGTCGGCTACGTCGACCCACCCAGCCACATGCTTCGGCACAACGGACGACAATCGATCGGCCTGGCGATTGCTCCTGCGTCAGGCGAGAACGTGGTCGAAGTTGGCCAGCGTATCGATGACCGGATCAACGAACTCTTGGCTGAGTTACCGGTCGGCATCGACGTCGAACGCATCTCATGGCAATCCGACCAGGTTAGCGAATCGATTCGAGCCTTCATGGTCAGTTTGATCGAAGCGGTCGCGATTGTTCTGGCTCTGCTGGCTCTGACGATGGGCATTCGGCCCGGAATCATCATCGGTATCAGTGGTTTGGTGTTCCCGATTCTGGGGACCTTCATTGTGATGTCGATCCTCGGAATTGATCTGCACCGGATCTCGCTCGGTGCCTTGATCATCGCGATGGGAATGATGGTCGACAATGCGATCGTGGTGACCGACGGCATCATGGTGAGGATCTCGCAGGGCATGGATCGCAAGCAGGCGGCCATCGAAGCGGCCAGTGCGCCCGCCATCCCGTTGTTGGGAGCGACCGTGGTCGCCTTCATGGCATTCTTTCCCATTTTCGCATCGACCTACGACACCGGTGAATATGCCGGCAGCCTGTTCACGGTCGTTGCCATTTCGCTGCTATTGAGTTGGGTGTTTTGCCAAACGATCGCGCCGCTGCTCTGCATGGCAATGTTGCCGAGCCCAAAAGCCGGACAGCCATCGGCGGATCCCTACCAAAGCGGACTCTATCAGAAATTCCGTCGATTGCTGGGCTTCACGATTCGGTATCGGATCCTGTTCTTGGGCAGCATGGTCGGATTGCTGGCTGTATCCATGTTTGGATTTCGATGGGTGCCACAATTGTATTTCCCCGACTCCAGTCGTTTGCAGGTGATGATCGACTATTGGGCTCCAGAAGGAACTCGCATTCAGCAAACCGATGCAAATCTACAGCGGATCGAGGAATACGTTTCTGACCATGACGCCACCACTTCGGTCAGTGCATTCATTGGCAAAGGCCCGCCACGGTTTTATCTGCCGGTCAGTGCAGAAGACCCCTATACCTCCTACGCCCAACTGATCGTCAACACAAACTCGCTTGACGGCGTGAACCAACTGGTCGCAGATGCCGACGCCTGGGTGAAAGAAAATTGTCCCGAAGCGATGGTTCGGGTTCGCAAGTATGCGGTCGGGGCGTTTGACGATTGGAAAATCGAAGCTCGTTTCAGTGGTCCCGCCAATGCGGATCCTGACACACTGAGAAGCCTGGCCGAACAAGGTGCCGAAATTCTCCGAGAGACACCGCTGGCCAAGGAAGTGCGTGTCAATTGGCGCGAACGGGTTCAGGCTCTGGCTCCCCAATACAATCAGGAACGCGCCCGCTGGGCAGGTGTCTCACGTGACGATCTGGCTCGCGTGATGAAGCGTTCATCCGATGGAGTCGTCGTCGGTCAGTACCGCCAAGAGGATGACCTGATTCCAATTGTTGCGCGGAACGTGGAATCGGAGCGAGAACGCGCTGCAACATCACTGGACGAACTGCAAGTCACCCCCAAGCTCTCACCCAACGCGGTGCCGGTCTCACAAGTCATCGACGGTATCGAAGTCCCCTGGGAGGATCCGATCATCTGGCGTTGGGACCGCCGCCGAGCGATCACCGTCCAGTGTTCTCCCAACAATGTGACGGCTCCGACACTCCGCAATGCGGTGTTGGAAAAGTTTGATGCGCTCGAACTGCCGCCGGGTTACCGATTGGATTGGGACGGGGAGTACTGGAGTGCGAAGCAGTCCCAGGAAGCACTGACACCTGGCATCGTGCCCGCCGTCGTCGTCATGCTGTTCATCTTGGTGGCATTGTTTAACAGTTTCCGTCCCATGCTGATCTGCATTGGCGTGATCCCATTCGTGATGATTGGGATCACCAGCGGCATGCTGCTGACTCAGACACCCTTTGGATTCATCGCTTTGTTGGGTGCGATGAGTTTGTCGGGAATGATGATCAAGAATGTCGTGGTTCTGCTGGATGAGGTGAACGCGAATCTTGGTCGTGGGCTGACTCCCTACAACGCAGTTGTCGAAGCGGCAGTCACTCGATTGAGTCCCGTCATCAATGCGGCGGGGACAACCGTGCTGGGCGTTTTGCCAATGCTACAAGACGTCTTTTGGGTGGCTCTCGCGGTGACGATCTTCTTTGGTCTGATCGTTGGAGCGATGTTGACAATGGTGATGGTGCCGACACTCTACGCGCTGCTCTACGGAATTTCCCCTGAAGACACTTCCCAGGAATCGGCTTGA
- the upp gene encoding uracil phosphoribosyltransferase, with amino-acid sequence MSHVHVLQHPLVSHHLCQLRDKRTRPPEFRAAVSRLAMLIGVRATDDLPTRSVSIPTPIADALCQELATDIGIVPVLRAGLGMVDPLLDMIPDASVWHLGLYRNEQTAEPVGYYDKLPKKGAPNVALILDPMLATGGSIDLVVRRLMRWGVDEIRVLSIIASQAGLDRVAKDFPNVKIFVGAVDPKLNDQAFIVPGLGDAGDRIFDTPQHD; translated from the coding sequence ATGTCGCACGTTCACGTTTTGCAGCACCCTTTGGTTTCGCATCACCTTTGTCAATTGCGAGACAAGCGAACGCGGCCGCCTGAGTTCCGCGCGGCCGTTTCGCGATTGGCGATGTTAATTGGCGTTCGCGCGACGGACGACCTGCCGACTCGGTCGGTCAGCATTCCGACTCCGATCGCTGATGCACTGTGTCAGGAATTGGCGACGGACATCGGGATCGTCCCGGTGTTGCGAGCGGGTTTGGGAATGGTCGATCCGTTGCTGGACATGATTCCCGATGCCTCGGTGTGGCACTTGGGCTTGTATCGCAACGAACAGACCGCCGAACCGGTCGGCTACTACGACAAGCTTCCCAAGAAAGGTGCCCCGAACGTCGCTTTGATCTTGGACCCGATGTTAGCGACTGGCGGTTCCATTGACCTGGTGGTCCGAAGGCTGATGCGTTGGGGCGTCGATGAGATTCGTGTGCTCAGCATCATCGCCTCGCAAGCGGGACTGGATCGAGTCGCGAAGGATTTTCCGAACGTGAAGATTTTCGTCGGCGCCGTCGACCCCAAGCTCAACGACCAAGCCTTCATCGTCCCCGGTCTCGGCGACGCCGGCGACCGCATCTTCGACACACCGCAACACGATTGA
- a CDS encoding dihydroorotase — MARTLIRNAQAVLPGDGVRSSSGSMELRHVLIEDGKILDADASSTASCDHLIEADDLVLMPGVIDDQVHFREPGLTHKEDLATASHACAAGGVTTFLEMPNTKPPAITVEGVQAKEALAAEKSLVNYGFYIGATPDNVDQLNAAQNVPGIKIFIGSSTGNLLVDEQAALERIFAETTLPICAHCEDETTVRANAERLAGTTDIHDHTHIRDEAAAVISTARATTLARTHQHRFHVLHVSTGAELVSLAEPSPYLTAEVCPHHLFFNVDDYDRLGSRIQMNPSIKTAKDNAMLWQALQDDVIQVIATDHAPHTLEEKAQPYPQSPSGLPAVENSLALMLDQCNQGKVTLPQIAHWMSDAPARVWGITGKGRIANGYDADLVLVRMNSERTIRDEDQHTKNRWSPWNGETLRGWPVTTILGGSIVWSIDGGFREKIRGQKPTFDHARGGFWKTADGIGPTDA; from the coding sequence ATGGCTCGCACTCTGATTCGAAACGCACAGGCGGTTCTGCCTGGCGATGGTGTCCGCAGCTCTTCTGGTTCAATGGAGCTGCGGCATGTGTTGATCGAGGACGGGAAAATCCTGGATGCGGATGCCTCCTCAACGGCCTCTTGCGATCACCTGATCGAAGCCGATGACTTGGTTCTCATGCCAGGCGTCATTGACGACCAAGTCCACTTTCGTGAGCCAGGCCTAACGCACAAGGAAGACTTAGCAACCGCGTCCCATGCCTGTGCCGCCGGTGGCGTGACAACCTTCTTGGAAATGCCCAACACCAAACCGCCCGCGATCACAGTCGAAGGTGTGCAAGCAAAAGAAGCTTTGGCGGCCGAGAAGTCGCTGGTCAATTACGGGTTCTACATTGGTGCCACTCCGGACAATGTGGACCAATTGAACGCGGCACAGAACGTTCCCGGCATCAAGATTTTCATCGGTAGCAGCACTGGCAATTTGCTGGTCGATGAACAAGCCGCCCTGGAACGCATCTTCGCCGAAACCACCCTGCCCATTTGCGCTCACTGCGAAGACGAAACGACCGTGCGTGCCAACGCCGAACGATTGGCGGGCACCACCGATATCCATGATCACACGCACATTCGTGATGAAGCCGCCGCGGTGATCTCCACCGCACGAGCAACCACACTCGCACGCACGCATCAACATCGTTTTCATGTCTTGCACGTGTCGACCGGTGCCGAACTTGTTTCTCTGGCTGAACCTTCGCCCTATTTGACCGCCGAGGTTTGCCCGCACCACTTGTTCTTCAACGTTGACGACTACGACCGATTGGGTTCACGCATTCAGATGAATCCGTCGATCAAAACCGCGAAGGACAACGCGATGCTTTGGCAAGCATTGCAAGACGATGTCATTCAAGTCATCGCCACTGACCACGCGCCACATACCTTGGAAGAGAAAGCACAGCCCTACCCGCAATCGCCATCGGGTTTGCCCGCGGTTGAGAACTCACTGGCGTTGATGCTGGATCAATGCAACCAAGGCAAAGTCACCCTGCCGCAGATCGCTCATTGGATGAGCGACGCGCCGGCGCGTGTTTGGGGCATCACCGGCAAAGGGCGGATCGCCAATGGTTATGACGCCGACTTGGTTTTGGTCCGGATGAATTCCGAACGCACCATTCGCGACGAAGACCAACACACGAAGAATCGCTGGAGCCCGTGGAACGGTGAAACGCTGCGAGGTTGGCCTGTGACAACCATCCTCGGCGGATCGATCGTGTGGTCCATCGACGGCGGCTTCCGCGAAAAAATCCGTGGTCAAAAACCCACCTTCGACCACGCCCGTGGTGGCTTCTGGAAAACTGCCGATGGCATCGGTCCAACCGATGCTTGA
- a CDS encoding YybH family protein: MRVEQVKSLAIALLSVTWCALLCVPSVSADQETDEAKLREDIDAYVQAFNQGDAKALAAMWSPEAVYTNPLSGEQVVGRDAIEKQFAAIFSENQDTKLAATTERIQFISPGVALENGTAIVSRPGEAPEETAYQAVYVKQDGAWLLDRVSEEVVAIPCANHLAKLEWLIGVWIDEDDNARIESNYRWTKNRAFITQLFSITVGDRVEHSGMQIIGWDAASESIRSWVFDSDGGFGEGVWSQHDNAWHIRTKGTLTDGSKTSSTHVMTSINENLFTWQSIDRMVDGELQPNVDEVVVAKQVGTNP; encoded by the coding sequence ATGAGGGTTGAACAGGTGAAATCGCTGGCGATCGCACTTCTGTCTGTGACATGGTGCGCCCTGTTGTGCGTGCCATCGGTGTCCGCCGATCAGGAAACCGACGAGGCGAAGCTTCGTGAGGACATCGACGCGTATGTCCAAGCATTCAACCAGGGCGATGCGAAAGCACTGGCGGCGATGTGGTCGCCCGAAGCCGTGTATACCAATCCATTGTCTGGAGAGCAGGTCGTTGGTCGCGATGCCATTGAAAAGCAATTCGCCGCGATCTTTTCCGAGAACCAAGACACGAAGTTGGCAGCGACAACCGAACGGATCCAGTTCATCTCGCCGGGTGTCGCCTTAGAAAACGGCACGGCGATCGTGAGCCGTCCAGGAGAAGCCCCTGAGGAAACGGCCTATCAAGCGGTCTATGTCAAACAAGACGGTGCGTGGTTGCTGGACCGCGTTAGCGAAGAAGTGGTCGCAATCCCTTGCGCGAATCACCTGGCGAAACTGGAGTGGTTGATTGGCGTTTGGATCGATGAGGACGACAACGCTCGGATCGAATCAAACTATCGGTGGACCAAAAATCGAGCGTTCATCACTCAACTGTTTTCGATCACGGTCGGTGACCGAGTCGAGCATTCGGGAATGCAAATCATTGGGTGGGATGCGGCTTCGGAAAGCATTCGATCGTGGGTGTTTGATTCCGACGGTGGCTTTGGCGAAGGCGTGTGGAGCCAACACGACAACGCTTGGCATATTCGCACCAAGGGAACTTTGACCGACGGAAGCAAAACCAGTTCGACCCATGTCATGACTTCCATCAACGAAAACCTGTTCACTTGGCAATCGATTGATCGAATGGTGGACGGCGAGTTGCAGCCGAATGTTGATGAGGTCGTGGTGGCCAAGCAGGTGGGGACAAATCCATGA